In Mesoplodon densirostris isolate mMesDen1 chromosome 15, mMesDen1 primary haplotype, whole genome shotgun sequence, the DNA window AATGATACTTATGTCTGCCCCTGAATAGCCTTCAGTTTTCTTCCCAAGTTCCCGGACATCTGCTTCTGTCAGACTGTTCTGAGTGGTCCCCAAGTGCAGTCTAAACATTGCTGCTCGGGCATGGGCCTCAGGCAAAGGAATATAAATTCGTTTCTCaaatcttaaaatgaaaaaaaaaattacatcaagAATATTACTATATAATACtatttaatttctattaaaaattagtTTTCCAAGAAGAAACAAGATATTTAGATATTCTCATTTATACAAAGTTAAGCTGAATAAATTAAATGGGCCCATATCCATCAGAGTTAAACAGATACAAATTCAGGTTAATAAAGGGAAAATATCCAGAACAcattaacaaaaaacaaataaaaccaaaatagccAGGGAACCAGTCTGGAGTGCTTTAGTTTTTCTCACatgatttttgaattattttagcCAGAGTGTTCACATGTCTGGAATTCATGACACAACATGTCCTACAGGATTACAATTTCCTGTAGAATGACACTCTGAACTCCTGATCAAGGGATTAATATGATTAAAAGTGTGAAATAAGAGATGACAAAAGAAATTACCTAAATTCTAAAGAGTTAAATTACTCGAAATCTTATAATTTTGCTTGCCTTCTTAGAATTTCAGCATTTGGAGATAAGGTGGAAGCAATGAGGGACAATTTAAATGGGTCTGTGGagggggcacttccctggtggtccagtggttaagactttgccttccaatgcagggggtgtgggttcgatccttcATCAGGGAGGTAAGACCCCGCATACCTCAGGgccaataaaaccaaaaaaacataaaTGGGTCTGTGGAGACATTTTCTTCTCCAGGTAATTATTCTCTGTGGCAATAAGaggaatttttaaagtttccacCATCTCTAGAGATGGGTTTAGAATTAGGCCGTTTTTCAAAAATAACCAGCACATTTCCTTTCTTGATACTGGATGGTAATCTAACATTCTGGCAAACCATCAAGTGAACGGGGTAAAAGCAGCAAAAACTGAAGTGTTCATTTTTACCATGCACAATTAAATCAATGGGATAGGGAACTGTGAAGCAGTGAAAAGTAAGAAGTCTGTATACCTTTCCTGTAGCTCAAGTTTCATATtcagtttaaaaattatagacagaatttttttaactgaaactaTATCTTTCTTAGCATACTTTAACTTGTAGAATTGTCATTTtgctaaaattttatatttagcaAAATGGAAAAACCTTCAATGGAAGGTTTTTCCATTGAAATATCAAACTATATATGTAAATTTCTGAAGCATCAGTGCACCTACTAAGCTTAATTAGAACTAAAGTAAGCATTAGGTAACATACTTTCTGATGTGAAAGATTCCAGTAGGTGTAAATCTTGGATCTTGAACACAGCAGGCAAACAAATGCCTGCCTCTCTTCCCCAAGGCAGGGGTCAATAGGGTTCGAGCACATTAAAAAACATTCTGAAGTTATCAGAATGCCTCCTCAACTAGACAGAATGGGAATTAACATTCACTTGTTATATTGTAATTAGAAATAAGATATTTACTGTCTCCTCATACCTTCGCCTAATGGCAGAATCCAGAACCCAGGGTATATTTGTAGCTCCCAGAACCAAAATTCCATCGTTGTCCACACCAACCCCTGCATCAAAATAggtaatgttttaaataatttgtcaTTTCAAGTGTTCTTTGAACATCATCTGTGTGTTCTCTTATGAACGTGGTACTTTAATGTTAAAATGCCTCATCTTGACACTTTCTCTCTGAAAAAAACTGTATTTAACCACATTTCTTATTACTAGAATATGATGCAAATATTCCCTAGAATCTCCTAAACTGTGGAAAAATACTAttaatattcttttcaaaatatttcttgaaagattTAATTTGAAGTTTACATATTCCTTTTATTGATATTGTTTCTGGCATGTTATAAGTGAATATATTAATCTCTTCACTATTTATACCAACGAGATGATTACAACTGGGTAaaaattatgtatgcatgtggatCAGAATGAGACATGGCATAAGACTTGGCCTATAAGAACGGAGAAATTCtgcttgaaattttttccattactaTCATAATAATGGTTATACAATaaagagaaactattttaaaaaatcagtaacacTACCTTGCATTTGAACTAGGAACTCTGTCTTAATTCTACGTGCAGCTTCACTTTCATTTTCACTTCTTGAACCACACAGAGAATCAATTTCATCAATGAAGATAATGGAAGGTTTATTCTCTCTGGCAAGTTGGAATAAGTACTTAACttgcctaaaaataaataaaggtttcaatttctaaaaaaaaatagtaaatgacacatgacaatgaaaaaactaaaacaaaactatATACCAATATTATAGGAACTCTACAGACCAAAAAGTCTCATCACGTTTTGATCTTTAAAATAAGATTACTACATTTGGATAATTCACTTTATGATTTACTAAACCATGCACATATCATATATGCTATCTTCTCCCTATGAAATAAATTCCAAACTAGGGACTAATCTAACAGAAATGAATACCACCTGTATTTATAATAGCACTTTTTTTGAATGTCTATTAATGATATAAGAAACCTATTACTTTATAGACTGAAATAGTGACTaccaggcaaagaaaaattaaaaaaaaaaatcaatttactaCTTACTTTTCACTTTCACCTAGCCACTTAGAAACAAGGTCAGAGGAAGATATTGAGAAAAATGTTGAGTTGTTTGCTTCTGTTGCTACAGCTTTGGCTAAATAGGATTTTCCTGTTCCAGGTGGCCCAAATAACAGGATTCCCCTCCAAGGTGTTCTCTTGCCTAAAATTTGCATTAGAAAAATAACATGAGATTTTCAAGACTGTTGACTTCAGTTACCAGAGACATCATCCACAGTGAAGAGTACCGTGAAGAGGTTTCCACTCTAAAGCTAGCcgtagaataaaacaaaatttaaataaatccatCTAAGGTAAGTATGTCCCAAGTGTACTTTGCTTTTTCTAGAGACCACTTTGTCAAACTGTGTTTATATAGCTATAATCCTTCTAAGAGGAAGTTCATCTGCTTGCTCACTCATTCAACCACTACGTATTGAAACCACGACATGTAGGCAGAGAACTATGAATACAAGGATCTCTGCCTTCCAAGGCCTTCCAGTctattaaagagaaaagaattcagTTAGAAGGTACTTCCTGATCATCTACTATGTGCACTGCTCAACATCAGAATATTGTAGGAGGAACTATACTCACAGGGGAAGGGCATctagaaatagattttttaagtatttatgacCTTTGGAGGAGTGAAACTAACACAGTTTGGATGACTCGTGAAGTTCTACTCAATTCCTGATTCCACAAGGAAGCACAGGTTATTTCAGGTGGCAGATTCCCATTCCAGTGCTTGGGTAATGATAAGCGGACTCTACCTTAAGTACTAGTTTTGCCAAAATATAATAGCAAGTGAACAAGTAAATTCTTTGTATCTCAATTCTGCTAATGAGAAATTATAATGCTGCCTTAAATAAACCAGGCTGGGTTACAACTGGCAATAAAGTATcaaacacacattaaaaaaaactactaGGTGTAAACTGTGGGTGGACACACGGTGTCTGTAAAAGAATGATAAACAGATGACTGATGGCAAAACTAAATATCATGTTTATTGTTATGAAAGCCTCAACTTTTACTTGAATTCTATTTGCCTATTTTAAATGTCTGCAATTATAAATCAGTGTGCCCTTAAGTGTGGTACATATACCATTGGTGGCAATGAGATGCTTTTAGGTGGTATACAAATACTTTTCaattaagtaatttttaagaTGCATTCTATAAAAACACTACTTTTTCCATTTACAGAGATACAAAGAAGTCTTCTAAAATAAAGTTACTAAGTAAAAACAAGTGAGCAAAACAATCTATGGTATTAGAAGTCAAATATGGGCAAAACAATCTATGGTATTAGAAGTCAAAAGAGTGATTACCTCTGGgaaggaaagaggcagagagggagtTCTAGGTTACCAGCAGTACTTTTTTATCTGAGTGATGATTATACAGGTGTACTCTGATAATTTATGAAGCTGAACAATTATGGGTTCCTGCATGTCTTTGTACATTATGTTACAGTTTAATAAAAAGTCTGCTCTAAAAGTgagtgatttaaagaaaaatatttaaaaaataatggtacACATATATGGAAAAATTCATGAAGATGATACATATAGGACTCACGTTTGGGAAACACTGGTATAAGTAACACAACATAAAATGAGTTCAACCGTATTTTTGTACCTTTATAGGGTTATGATGTCAACTTTTACACTGTTAGTTTCATATTCCTGAAGTGAGGTTGTGAGTCGTACCTCGAAGCTAGGTGGACAATGGGTGGCCCACGGGTTCTCGCTCTTCATCACTGCTCTATACGACATCACTGTCTGGACCTGTTCAGTTTGAGGCCAATATCACAGATTTGCTCTCTACATAAACCAgcttgtttttaaaaggaaaaacctcTGTTTCACTGTTAGACTGTGGGTATAGCCATATCACAAACACAGGCTATCAGTCACAAAAAGGACAATGTGAAGGAACGGTTCAGCACAGACAAACCACCTACTGCTAGAGCTGTAACTTCAACTGTACCCAGATGGTGGGTTAGCAATATTCTCCTTGCAGTGATAAAGAGCTACTAGAGGATATGCGCTTCCTATGAAACTGTTAAATAATTTTAACTCCTCTGTTTAAGAAATGGAAATACTCTATAAGACTAGTACATGTCCACTGCAAAAAAATTCAGATGAAAGTCAAAGGAGAAagtaaaaatcacccataatctcATCTCCTAGACAtacattaacatttttatgtCAATCTTTCTACACCTATTTCTCagcacacacatttatttaacaACGTGGAATCATACTATACATACTATGTAACTTGCTTTTTGATCTTTACAATATAGGTGGACATTCTTCTATGCCAATTATAATGTAGATCTAAATTTCTTAATGTAGATGGTATCCTATACTCTAATGAGTGCACAGTATCCTACTGTATGTCCATGATTTACCCTATGCCCTACTGCttgacatttaggtttttttgcaataaatatattacaagtatgtatatgcatatgaaATAAGTATCTGTGTAAAGGTATATCACTGCCTTACAACAGAATTAAGGTAACAACTCGTGATATAATGACAAGAATTCACAATACTTTACTTCAGTcatcaacacattaaaaaaaaatcatcaaaaataattatttaaaagttatCTCACCCGTAAAGAGATGAGGAAATTTAATAGGCAATATCACAGCCTCTTTCAGTGCTTCTTTGGCTCCTTCGAGACCGGCAACATCGCTCCATTTCACATTTGGTCGCTCTATAACAATGGCGCCTACAAAAAATTAGGTCATCTTTAAAGAGGACTATTCCATCAAATTTAGAAGACAACATGAAATAATGATGAAATACAGAAATGCATTATAACTTTGTCTGGAAAAGTTCTATGTATTAAAAACATTTCTGGAAGTGTGTGATGAGCACGAAGTTGTTAGGGAGCAGTGAGGGGGAGTCgggacctggggaggggagccAGGTAACCTGCGGTAAAGTCACTTaactttcctatctccacttcctcATGGTGAAGTAAAAACAATACCATCTGCCCAAACTACTTAGACAGGTTAGTATAAAGATCAAATGATGTAATGAACAGGAAAAGCACCAAACGTTACAAAAACTAGTTGTAATGTTTGAGTATGCTGATTCTGGAACATctcctatttctccttttaaCCAAAAGAAACGGTGATCTAATGCTCTCCTtaactacagaaagaaaatatacttaaCGACTTTAACTGAAGATAGACaggcagatggatggatggacagatagagggagaggggaagggaggggtgaggAAGGGACGGGGATGATGGAGAGGAGAAGGTGTACTCTTACAGACTTGCAATACTTTCCCAAGATTTGCCAAATTTTCTATTCGGTTTCTAAATAGACCTATTTACAATTTTTGTACATTAACAAAGTCATTCAAATGATTTAGTTTTGGGACACAGTATATTCAAAAGCCATAGCAAACTGTTGCAGTAAGGAGAAGTAAAAATCAGTAAGAGTCCACAAAGATTTCTCTTACTATAGTGTGCTGGCAAAACTTTCCAGATCTTTCATCAAAATCTTTCCCAATTTTCAGTATATAGAAATTGCTCAACTACAAACTACAAAGTAGCCTGTTCAAAGGTGATGTGTAATTGTTTTAAGTATAATATCACCACTCACACAATCTACTATTATCTATGATATTACTTTTAtgggtattttttttgttttgaaagatcA includes these proteins:
- the VPS4B gene encoding vacuolar protein sorting-associated protein 4B; the encoded protein is MASTSSNLQKAIDLASKAAQEDKAGNYEEALQLYQHAVQYFLHVVKYEAQGDKAKQSIRAKCTEYLDRAEKLKEYLKKKEKKPQKPVKEGQPSPADEKGNDSDGEGESDDPEKKKLQSQLQGAIVIERPNVKWSDVAGLEGAKEALKEAVILPIKFPHLFTGKRTPWRGILLFGPPGTGKSYLAKAVATEANNSTFFSISSSDLVSKWLGESEKQVKYLFQLARENKPSIIFIDEIDSLCGSRSENESEAARRIKTEFLVQMQGVGVDNDGILVLGATNIPWVLDSAIRRRFEKRIYIPLPEAHARAAMFRLHLGTTQNSLTEADVRELGKKTEGYSGADISIIVRDALMQPVRKVQSATHFKKVRGPSQADPNNIVDDLLTPCSPGDPGAIEMTWMDVPGDKLLEPVVCMSDMLRSLSSTKPTVNEHDLLKLKKFTEDFGQEG